Proteins from a genomic interval of Paenibacillus sp. FSL H8-0048:
- the mqnC gene encoding cyclic dehypoxanthinyl futalosine synthase, with the protein MSAVDLILDKALKGERLQLEDTITLFESNEIEKMGAAADIIMKRWHPEPVTTFVIGRNINYTNVCDVYCRFCAFYRRPGSEEGYVLPDETIYQKIAETMSVNGTEILMQGGTNPNLPFSYYTDILRGIKQRFPEITMHSFSPAEIMKMVEVSGLPLEQVMREIHAAGLDSLPGGGAEILDDRTRRKISRLKGSWREWMDVMQTAHRIGMNTTATMVIGLGESMEERALHLLRVREAQDECIANKYDSEGFLAFISWTFQPDNTNLKLDRQTPEEYLKTVAISRLVLDNIKNFQSSWVTMGPEVGKLSLQYGCNDFGSTMIEENVVSSAGATYKVNIESITQLIREAGKIPAQRNTRYDILRTFEDASAKIDNDFIMQN; encoded by the coding sequence GTGAGTGCAGTCGATCTTATACTGGATAAGGCACTGAAGGGTGAGCGTCTTCAACTGGAAGACACGATCACGTTGTTCGAGAGCAATGAAATTGAGAAGATGGGCGCTGCCGCAGATATTATTATGAAGCGCTGGCACCCGGAGCCAGTGACAACATTCGTCATCGGCCGCAACATTAATTACACCAATGTATGTGATGTATATTGCCGCTTCTGCGCCTTTTACCGCAGACCCGGTTCGGAGGAAGGCTATGTGCTTCCCGATGAAACAATCTATCAGAAGATTGCTGAGACCATGAGCGTGAACGGAACCGAAATTCTGATGCAGGGCGGTACGAATCCCAATTTGCCGTTCAGCTATTATACGGATATTCTGCGCGGCATCAAGCAGCGGTTCCCGGAGATTACAATGCATTCCTTCTCACCTGCTGAGATTATGAAAATGGTAGAGGTCTCCGGCCTGCCGCTGGAACAGGTCATGCGTGAGATTCATGCTGCGGGCCTCGATTCCCTGCCCGGCGGTGGCGCAGAGATTCTCGATGACCGTACCCGCCGCAAGATCAGCCGGCTCAAGGGCTCCTGGCGCGAGTGGATGGATGTCATGCAGACCGCACACCGGATCGGCATGAATACAACAGCCACGATGGTAATTGGTCTGGGCGAGAGCATGGAAGAACGGGCGCTGCATCTGCTGCGTGTACGTGAAGCGCAGGACGAATGTATTGCGAACAAATATGATTCTGAAGGCTTCCTGGCGTTCATCTCCTGGACCTTCCAGCCGGATAATACGAACCTGAAGCTGGACCGCCAGACCCCGGAGGAGTACCTGAAGACCGTAGCCATCAGCCGTCTGGTGCTGGACAATATCAAGAACTTCCAGTCCTCCTGGGTAACGATGGGTCCTGAAGTAGGTAAGCTCTCCCTGCAATACGGCTGCAATGACTTCGGCAGCACGATGATCGAGGAGAACGTAGTCTCCTCCGCTGGCGCGACCTACAAGGTCAACATCGAGTCTATCACCCAGCTCATCCGCGAAGCGGGCAAGATTCCGGCGCAGC
- a CDS encoding aminotransferase class I/II-fold pyridoxal phosphate-dependent enzyme — protein sequence MDEKLRIESRLAQIGSMEDPATGAINYPIYHATAFRHPRLGQSTGFDYIRTKNPTRSVLEEAAAALESGDAGFACASGMAALTTVFTLFGQGDHLIVSLDLYGGTYRLLERILSKYGISASYVDTNDLDGLEAARQPGTKAVFIETPTNPLMMITDVEAVCTWARHHGLLTIVDNTLLTPFFQRPLELGADIVVHSATKYLGGHNDVLAGLIVTKGAELSAEMAVLHNSLGAVLAPNDSYQLMKGMKTLALRMERHESNALAIARYLQEHPAIAEVFHPGLPDHPGYAIQNRQSSGNTGIFSFKVKEAGYVEPLLRHIKLIAFAESLGGVESLMTYPAIQTHADIPAEIRDAVGVDDRLLRFSVGIEHVDDLIADLRQALEAARSELE from the coding sequence ATGGATGAGAAACTGAGAATTGAGAGCAGACTGGCACAGATTGGTTCAATGGAGGACCCCGCCACCGGGGCCATTAATTACCCGATTTATCATGCGACGGCTTTCCGTCACCCTAGACTTGGGCAAAGCACGGGCTTTGATTACATCCGCACCAAAAATCCTACCCGCTCTGTCCTCGAAGAAGCGGCAGCGGCCCTGGAATCCGGGGATGCCGGCTTCGCCTGCGCCTCCGGTATGGCTGCACTGACTACGGTGTTCACCTTGTTTGGACAAGGGGACCATCTCATTGTGTCGCTCGACCTGTACGGCGGAACCTATCGGCTGCTGGAACGCATTCTCTCCAAATACGGCATCAGTGCCTCCTATGTAGATACGAACGATCTGGATGGACTGGAGGCGGCCCGCCAGCCGGGCACGAAAGCCGTATTCATTGAGACGCCGACCAATCCGCTGATGATGATTACGGATGTCGAAGCCGTATGTACCTGGGCCCGCCATCACGGGCTGCTTACGATTGTGGATAATACGCTGCTGACTCCATTCTTCCAGCGTCCGCTGGAGCTTGGAGCAGATATCGTGGTTCACAGTGCGACTAAGTATCTGGGCGGGCATAACGATGTGCTGGCTGGGCTGATTGTGACCAAGGGCGCAGAATTGTCGGCTGAAATGGCCGTCCTGCATAACTCGCTGGGAGCGGTTCTCGCACCGAATGACAGCTACCAGCTAATGAAGGGCATGAAGACCCTCGCCCTGCGCATGGAGCGGCATGAGAGCAACGCCCTGGCCATCGCCCGTTATCTGCAGGAGCATCCGGCTATTGCCGAGGTCTTCCACCCGGGCCTGCCGGACCATCCGGGGTATGCCATTCAGAACCGCCAGTCCTCCGGCAACACCGGGATCTTCTCCTTCAAGGTAAAAGAGGCGGGCTATGTGGAGCCGCTGCTCCGCCATATCAAGCTGATCGCCTTCGCCGAGAGTCTGGGCGGTGTTGAATCGCTGATGACCTATCCGGCGATACAGACCCACGCCGATATTCCAGCTGAAATCCGCGATGCTGTAGGCGTGGATGACCGGCTGCTGCGTTTCTCAGTCGGCATAGAGCATGTAGATGATCTGATCGCGGATCTAAGGCAGGCTCTTGAGGCCGCACGGAGCGAGCTGGAATAA
- the metA gene encoding homoserine O-acetyltransferase MetA, giving the protein MPIKIPDSLPAKEVLSGENIFVMDESQAFHQDIRPLRIAILNLMPTKETTETQLLRLIGNSPLQVDVVLLHPSSHTSKNTSAEHLKSFYVTFDEISHRRFDGLIVTGAPVEQLEFEDVNYWEELKVIFEWSKQNVTSTMHICWAAQAGLYHHFGVRKVSLPDKCFGVFPHTLSHNNVKLLRGFDEVFHVPHSRHTDVSREDIEQNPELQILAESEEAGVYLVATHDGKQIFVTGHSEYDPFSLKWEYDRDIAKGMEVALPKHYYPKDDPTRTPPAVWRAHANLLFANWLNYYVYQETPYDIGAFI; this is encoded by the coding sequence ATGCCTATCAAAATTCCCGACAGTCTGCCGGCCAAAGAAGTGTTATCCGGTGAGAATATTTTTGTAATGGATGAAAGCCAGGCCTTCCATCAGGATATCCGTCCCCTGCGGATCGCCATCCTGAATCTGATGCCTACCAAAGAAACTACTGAGACCCAGCTGCTGCGCCTTATCGGGAATTCCCCGCTTCAGGTGGATGTTGTTCTGCTTCATCCCAGCTCCCACACGTCGAAGAATACTTCGGCTGAGCATTTGAAGAGCTTTTACGTAACCTTTGATGAGATCAGCCACCGCCGGTTCGATGGCCTGATCGTAACGGGCGCTCCCGTAGAACAACTGGAATTTGAGGATGTCAACTACTGGGAAGAGCTGAAAGTGATTTTTGAGTGGAGCAAGCAGAATGTTACCTCGACCATGCACATCTGTTGGGCGGCGCAGGCAGGGCTGTATCATCACTTCGGCGTGCGCAAGGTGAGTCTGCCGGACAAATGCTTTGGAGTGTTTCCGCATACGTTGAGCCATAATAATGTCAAGCTGCTGCGCGGCTTCGATGAAGTGTTCCATGTTCCGCATTCCCGCCATACCGACGTCTCCCGCGAAGATATTGAGCAGAATCCGGAGCTGCAGATTCTGGCAGAATCCGAGGAAGCCGGGGTGTACCTGGTGGCTACGCATGACGGGAAGCAGATTTTTGTCACCGGACATTCGGAATATGATCCCTTCTCGCTGAAATGGGAGTACGACCGGGATATCGCCAAGGGGATGGAGGTTGCCCTGCCGAAGCACTATTATCCCAAGGATGATCCGACGCGTACACCTCCGGCAGTCTGGCGTGCCCATGCCAACTTATTATTCGCTAATTGGCTCAATTACTATGTATACCAGGAGACTCCTTACGATATTGGGGCGTTTATCTAA
- the corA gene encoding magnesium/cobalt transporter CorA codes for MKIRLVNAGVFTPIDNIEETLTAPAEGFYWIDADVEDLVELQPVYGLHDLAVEDCLSEEDQRPKLEIYESHYFIVVNSIRFDDEEIFLRALNVFLGRHYIITVTKQKIHELRVLKPVLWEQEVSTPDRFLYLLIDLVVDNFFSVGDRIEARIEKLEEDILMHTKKSHLSEIIGLRSEILWLKKMLGPQKEVINTLNKKDLRLIDDQLQKYFSDIYENAVKISETFETYRDLMGNLREAYQSSIANRANEIMRVFTAITTIFMPLTVITGIYGMNFDNIPEIHTEYGYYGVIAVMVTLGCGMLIIFRKKEWL; via the coding sequence ATGAAAATCCGGCTGGTGAATGCAGGGGTTTTTACGCCTATTGACAATATTGAAGAAACTTTAACCGCCCCTGCCGAGGGGTTCTACTGGATTGATGCGGATGTGGAGGACCTTGTTGAGCTTCAGCCTGTATACGGCCTGCATGATCTGGCTGTGGAAGACTGTCTGAGTGAAGAGGATCAGCGTCCGAAGCTGGAGATTTATGAGAGTCATTATTTCATCGTGGTGAACAGCATCCGGTTCGATGATGAGGAGATTTTCCTCCGTGCGCTCAACGTATTCCTTGGCAGACATTATATTATTACCGTTACGAAGCAGAAGATCCATGAGCTGCGTGTCCTGAAGCCCGTTCTGTGGGAGCAGGAGGTCAGTACGCCTGACCGCTTCCTGTATCTGCTGATCGACCTCGTTGTCGACAACTTCTTCTCGGTCGGTGACCGGATTGAAGCGCGGATTGAGAAGCTGGAGGAAGATATCCTTATGCATACCAAGAAATCGCATCTGAGCGAGATCATAGGGCTACGCAGTGAGATTCTCTGGCTGAAGAAGATGCTCGGCCCGCAGAAGGAAGTTATCAACACGCTTAACAAAAAGGATCTCCGCCTGATCGACGATCAGCTGCAGAAGTATTTCAGCGATATCTATGAGAATGCGGTCAAGATCTCTGAAACCTTCGAAACATACCGCGATCTCATGGGCAACTTGCGCGAAGCTTATCAATCAAGTATTGCAAACCGCGCCAATGAAATCATGCGTGTATTTACGGCAATTACTACCATATTCATGCCGCTAACCGTGATTACCGGAATCTACGGCATGAACTTTGACAATATCCCGGAGATCCACACCGAGTACGGCTACTATGGCGTCATTGCCGTGATGGTGACGCTAGGCTGCGGAATGCTCATTATCTTCCGTAAGAAGGAATGGTTATGA
- a CDS encoding HRDC domain-containing protein, producing MQIVFMNRLCRRSGMDGEVFAQLWIGEEDGQWRLGWRDFSGEQETGDSLWYEGGSWNEMLCVYRHELAVKMGDGYRPLIDGVFHDEDNLSSRSQEQLKLQYYSEQYGNEAIFEELCSWRRGKASGERKAPYILASNRLLRMISTFLPRTEEELLQLPGVGEGKASQYGADWLSITAAAEREHDFPLGWVNHAIDEESFVSWQYKQKELKYKKQLERLRLRRVLLQGIEEGQGMEQLRVLSGVSRREVLEVVEELEKDGYSAEKLITLELSGVSPEEQNSIWTAFELIGDNFLKPVLYKAYGESFVPAEGLDLYYERLRLIRIRFRREHPAALRMVTPQ from the coding sequence ATGCAGATCGTATTTATGAACCGTTTGTGCAGAAGATCAGGTATGGACGGGGAGGTGTTTGCCCAGCTGTGGATTGGAGAGGAAGATGGGCAGTGGCGTCTGGGCTGGCGTGATTTCTCCGGCGAACAGGAGACGGGCGACAGCCTGTGGTATGAAGGCGGATCATGGAATGAGATGCTGTGTGTATACCGTCACGAGCTTGCCGTGAAGATGGGGGATGGCTACCGCCCGCTGATTGACGGGGTATTTCATGACGAGGATAACCTCAGCAGCCGCAGCCAGGAGCAGCTTAAGCTGCAGTATTACAGTGAACAATACGGCAATGAAGCCATCTTCGAGGAGCTGTGCTCCTGGCGTAGAGGGAAGGCCTCAGGCGAACGGAAGGCGCCTTACATCCTGGCCAGTAACCGTCTGCTGCGCATGATCAGCACATTTCTTCCCCGCACGGAGGAGGAACTGCTGCAGCTTCCGGGTGTAGGTGAAGGCAAAGCCTCACAGTATGGAGCAGACTGGCTCAGTATCACCGCAGCGGCTGAGCGTGAGCATGATTTTCCCCTAGGCTGGGTGAATCATGCCATAGACGAAGAGAGCTTCGTATCCTGGCAATATAAGCAGAAGGAGCTTAAGTACAAGAAGCAGCTGGAGCGGCTGAGACTGCGGCGTGTTCTGTTACAGGGGATCGAAGAGGGGCAGGGGATGGAGCAGCTCAGAGTGCTTAGCGGCGTTTCACGCCGGGAAGTGCTTGAAGTTGTAGAGGAGCTGGAGAAGGATGGCTACTCGGCCGAGAAGCTCATTACCCTGGAGCTGAGCGGGGTGAGCCCCGAAGAACAGAACAGTATTTGGACAGCCTTTGAACTGATCGGCGACAACTTCCTGAAGCCTGTCCTTTACAAAGCTTACGGTGAATCTTTCGTTCCTGCTGAAGGACTCGATCTGTATTACGAACGCCTGCGGCTGATCCGCATCCGTTTCCGGCGTGAACATCCGGCGGCGTTAAGGATGGTCACCCCTCAATAA
- a CDS encoding ROK family protein — MKLLGAIEAGGTKFVCGIGNEDGTIIDRVSFPTATPQETMSQVMEYFSGKAVEAIGIGSFGPIDPVIGSPTYGYITTTPKPHWGGYNLVGAVEEQFHVPIGFDTDVNGAALGEYSWGAAQGLDSCLYITVGTGIGAGAVVGGKLVHGLSHPEMGHILVRRHPEDHYEGFCPYHGDCLEGLAAGPAIGKRWGKPAGELPADHPAWAMEAHYLAHALMNYVLILSPQKIVMGGGVMKQSQLFPLIHAKLQELLGGYVQHPALNQEIGSYIVPPQLGDNAGLSGALGLAKLALDRN, encoded by the coding sequence GTGAAATTGTTGGGAGCGATTGAAGCAGGAGGAACTAAGTTTGTATGCGGTATCGGGAATGAGGACGGGACGATTATCGACCGGGTGAGCTTTCCGACTGCCACTCCTCAGGAGACTATGAGCCAGGTAATGGAATATTTTAGCGGAAAAGCTGTGGAGGCTATCGGCATCGGTTCATTCGGACCGATTGATCCCGTTATCGGCAGCCCCACCTATGGATATATTACAACCACACCCAAGCCCCATTGGGGCGGGTATAATCTGGTGGGAGCCGTGGAGGAGCAATTCCACGTTCCGATCGGCTTTGATACAGATGTAAACGGCGCGGCGCTGGGCGAATACAGCTGGGGGGCGGCGCAAGGTTTGGATAGCTGCCTCTACATCACTGTGGGCACCGGGATCGGTGCCGGTGCCGTGGTAGGCGGGAAGCTCGTTCACGGGCTGTCCCATCCTGAGATGGGCCATATTCTGGTCCGTCGTCATCCTGAGGACCACTACGAAGGCTTCTGCCCTTATCACGGCGATTGCCTGGAGGGTCTGGCAGCAGGTCCGGCTATCGGCAAGCGCTGGGGTAAGCCTGCGGGCGAGCTGCCGGCGGATCATCCGGCATGGGCGATGGAGGCTCACTATCTGGCTCATGCACTGATGAACTATGTGCTGATCCTCTCGCCGCAGAAGATCGTAATGGGCGGCGGTGTGATGAAGCAGAGCCAGCTCTTCCCGCTGATCCATGCCAAGCTGCAGGAGCTGCTCGGCGGATATGTGCAGCATCCCGCGCTCAATCAAGAGATTGGCAGCTATATTGTGCCTCCGCAGCTTGGAGATAATGCCGGTTTGTCGGGTGCACTGGGTCTGGCCAAGCTGGCTTTGGACCGCAATTAG
- a CDS encoding cobyrinate a,c-diamide synthase, translating into MITAGYEQEPVPRETQARPRLVIAGTGSGSGKTTVTLGLMRAFARRGLKVQGFKCGPDYIDPAYHTAVTGRPSRNLDSWMTSSDYLQEYFLQASAEADLSVIEGVMGLYDGKEDTALTGSTAEIAILTASPVLLVVDVRSMGRSAAAIVLGFRQLEPQVRIAAVLVNRCGSEAHYRLVKAAIEAACGIPVIGWLSRDSGLDIPERHLGLLPAVERGELAPLFERAADMLEQGTDLERLLELAAAAPALRALPAAAEPEALPACDQKPEQQVRPLTYDAELCKSAAPAIHKTQIGRAEPGPVIAVARDAAFNFYYADNLELLAREGAELVYFSPLSGEGIPPEAGGIYIGGGFPEEFAAVIAANQPFLGGLRSAAAAGMPLYAECGGYMVLARSLTDRNGTVHKMAGIVPAHTVMQERRAALGYREVTALRDCLLLKQGEHLRGHEFHYSIMSYPEGEARTYAYESKGRGGSQPEGYISGSIMAAYAHIHLASHLPAAARLVAACRAYRDRKQVVKQHDSDSCNQ; encoded by the coding sequence ATGATTACAGCCGGATATGAACAAGAGCCTGTCCCCAGGGAGACGCAGGCGCGTCCACGCCTTGTCATCGCAGGCACAGGCAGCGGCTCGGGCAAAACCACAGTCACGCTGGGGCTGATGCGCGCTTTTGCCCGGCGGGGCCTCAAGGTCCAGGGCTTCAAATGCGGCCCTGACTACATCGATCCCGCGTATCACACTGCGGTCACAGGCCGTCCCTCACGCAATTTGGACTCCTGGATGACTTCAAGCGATTATCTGCAGGAGTACTTCCTGCAGGCTTCGGCAGAGGCCGACTTGTCCGTCATTGAGGGCGTCATGGGCCTGTATGACGGCAAGGAGGATACGGCACTGACCGGATCAACGGCGGAGATCGCCATCCTGACCGCCAGCCCTGTGCTGCTGGTGGTCGATGTCCGCAGCATGGGCCGCAGTGCTGCGGCGATTGTGCTGGGCTTCCGTCAGCTGGAGCCGCAGGTGCGGATTGCCGCCGTTCTGGTGAACCGCTGCGGCAGCGAGGCTCACTACCGGTTAGTTAAGGCTGCTATTGAAGCGGCCTGCGGGATTCCCGTGATCGGCTGGCTCTCCCGCGACAGCGGGCTGGACATCCCGGAGCGGCATCTGGGCTTGCTGCCCGCTGTGGAGCGCGGGGAGCTTGCGCCCTTGTTCGAGCGTGCCGCCGACATGCTGGAGCAAGGCACGGATCTGGAGCGGCTGCTGGAGCTTGCTGCGGCCGCTCCGGCTCTGAGGGCGCTGCCTGCGGCGGCGGAGCCAGAAGCTTTGCCTGCCTGCGATCAGAAGCCGGAACAGCAAGTTCGCCCGCTTACATATGACGCTGAACTTTGTAAATCAGCTGCGCCGGCGATACATAAGACACAGATTGGCCGGGCGGAGCCAGGTCCGGTTATTGCCGTAGCCCGGGACGCAGCGTTCAACTTCTACTACGCAGATAATCTGGAGCTGCTCGCACGTGAAGGTGCTGAGCTGGTTTACTTCAGCCCGCTCAGCGGTGAAGGCATCCCGCCGGAAGCGGGCGGCATCTATATCGGCGGCGGCTTCCCGGAGGAATTCGCCGCGGTGATTGCCGCGAATCAGCCGTTCCTCGGCGGACTGAGGTCTGCCGCAGCCGCCGGAATGCCGCTGTATGCGGAGTGCGGCGGCTACATGGTACTGGCCCGCAGTCTGACCGACCGTAACGGCACGGTGCATAAGATGGCCGGAATCGTTCCGGCACACACCGTGATGCAGGAGCGCCGGGCGGCGCTCGGCTACCGTGAAGTTACGGCACTGCGCGATTGTCTGCTGCTGAAGCAGGGCGAGCACCTGCGCGGCCATGAATTTCATTACTCCATCATGAGCTATCCTGAGGGGGAAGCCCGGACCTATGCCTATGAGAGTAAGGGCAGAGGGGGCAGCCAACCGGAAGGCTACATCAGCGGCAGCATTATGGCTGCTTATGCGCATATCCATCTGGCTTCCCATCTCCCGGCAGCAGCCCGGCTTGTAGCGGCCTGCCGTGCTTATCGTGACCGCAAACAAGTTGTGAAGCAGCATGATTCCGATTCCTGCAACCAATAA
- a CDS encoding cobalt-precorrin 5A hydrolase, with the protein MSKQYAAVAITRSGIELAVKLGAQLGGTEVFVYGKYSGGLETRSGEITVFDGPVRELLPELFGSYEAVILFFSLGAAIRLSAPLLRDKRTDPAVIVIDERGEHVISMLSGHLGGANRLTLEIAGLLGSHPVITTASDVQGTFAVDLLGREYGWHADSFTSMKGASAALVNGEPVAFVQESGERDWLPPGAEVPEHVSMFVSRAELRHSGRSFSAAIVVSDRLEEEPGEGVPASPALAEYTVVYRPRSLVLGLGCNRGTSAEELEAVILHMLNELHLSLHSVRNVATAGIKGDEAGLLALCAKYSWELVLYTPEQLNTVKLDHPSEVVFRATGAYGVCEPAALLSSGAHSLLLPKHKSGNVTIAIARVVYPGEKEGSGGE; encoded by the coding sequence GTGAGTAAGCAGTATGCGGCTGTTGCGATTACACGCAGCGGGATAGAGCTGGCTGTGAAGCTTGGTGCGCAGCTTGGCGGGACTGAGGTCTTTGTCTATGGTAAGTATAGCGGCGGGCTGGAGACGCGGAGCGGAGAGATCACTGTTTTTGACGGACCGGTCAGAGAGTTGCTTCCTGAGCTCTTCGGGAGCTATGAGGCGGTCATTCTGTTCTTCTCGCTGGGGGCGGCTATCCGGCTGAGCGCTCCGCTGCTGCGGGATAAAAGAACCGATCCTGCTGTCATCGTCATCGATGAGCGCGGGGAGCATGTCATCAGCATGCTCTCCGGCCATCTCGGCGGAGCGAACAGGCTGACACTGGAGATTGCGGGGCTGCTGGGCAGCCATCCGGTGATCACCACAGCTTCGGATGTGCAGGGCACCTTCGCTGTCGATCTGCTGGGCCGGGAGTATGGCTGGCACGCGGACAGCTTCACCTCCATGAAGGGGGCTAGTGCTGCACTCGTTAACGGGGAGCCGGTGGCTTTTGTACAGGAGAGCGGGGAACGTGACTGGCTGCCGCCGGGTGCTGAGGTGCCGGAGCATGTCTCTATGTTCGTAAGCAGGGCGGAGCTTCGGCATAGCGGACGCAGCTTCAGCGCAGCGATTGTGGTAAGCGACCGGCTTGAGGAGGAACCGGGGGAGGGCGTACCGGCAAGTCCTGCTCTGGCCGAATACACTGTAGTGTATCGCCCGCGCAGTCTGGTGCTTGGACTCGGCTGCAACCGCGGGACGTCTGCGGAAGAGCTGGAAGCCGTGATCCTGCACATGCTGAATGAGCTTCATCTGTCGCTCCATAGTGTGCGGAATGTGGCGACAGCCGGAATCAAGGGGGATGAAGCCGGGCTGCTGGCCTTGTGCGCCAAATACAGCTGGGAGCTGGTTCTGTACACCCCGGAGCAGCTAAATACAGTTAAGCTGGACCATCCTTCTGAGGTGGTATTCAGGGCAACGGGGGCTTACGGTGTCTGTGAACCTGCTGCGCTGCTGTCTTCAGGTGCGCATTCGCTCCTGCTGCCTAAGCACAAGAGCGGCAATGTGACCATCGCTATAGCCCGGGTTGTCTATCCCGGAGAGAAGGAGGGGAGCGGCGGTGAATGA
- the cobM gene encoding precorrin-4 C(11)-methyltransferase → MTKLVPKVYIVGAGPGDPELITVKGSRILRSADLVLYADSLVSEELIRSAKPGAQVLQSSGMDLEQQVELMTLAVQSGKSVARVHTGDPAMYGAILEQMSLLKLCGVACEIVPGVSSVFASAAAVGAELTVPDLTQTVILTRAEGRTPVPEREQLRKLAEHHCTVALFLSASLAGHVSREFLAAGWSPETPVAVVKRATWPDQQILRTTVEKLEGDLRDAGITMHAMILAGWALDPGLTDRDQHRSKLYDKNFTHGCREGIGSGE, encoded by the coding sequence ATGACGAAGCTTGTGCCAAAGGTATACATTGTAGGTGCCGGACCTGGCGACCCTGAGCTTATTACGGTAAAAGGCAGCCGGATTCTGCGCTCGGCAGATCTGGTGCTGTATGCAGATTCGCTGGTCAGCGAGGAGCTGATCCGCAGCGCTAAGCCCGGTGCTCAGGTGCTTCAGAGCTCGGGCATGGATCTGGAGCAGCAGGTGGAGCTGATGACGCTTGCCGTGCAGTCCGGTAAAAGCGTAGCCCGCGTCCACACCGGCGACCCCGCCATGTACGGTGCGATTCTGGAGCAAATGTCGCTGCTGAAGCTCTGCGGCGTCGCTTGCGAGATTGTGCCGGGCGTCAGCTCGGTTTTTGCCTCTGCGGCGGCGGTTGGCGCAGAGCTGACCGTGCCGGATCTGACGCAGACGGTCATTCTGACCCGTGCGGAAGGGCGCACGCCCGTACCGGAACGCGAGCAGCTGCGCAAGCTGGCGGAGCATCACTGCACGGTGGCGCTGTTTCTAAGTGCGTCACTGGCCGGTCATGTGAGCCGTGAATTCCTGGCCGCAGGCTGGAGCCCGGAGACCCCGGTGGCGGTCGTGAAGCGGGCCACCTGGCCGGATCAGCAGATTTTGCGGACAACGGTTGAGAAGCTGGAAGGAGACCTGCGTGATGCAGGCATCACTATGCATGCCATGATCCTGGCCGGCTGGGCGCTGGACCCCGGGCTGACGGACCGAGATCAGCACCGCTCCAAGCTGTACGACAAGAATTTTACCCATGGCTGCCGGGAAGGGATTGGCTCCGGTGAGTAA
- the cobI gene encoding precorrin-2 C(20)-methyltransferase, whose product MKTDVTEPRGQAADGQEISLGEAAGTLWTEAAMQAASALFDPLDSEELELEERLTPRAIGTLYGVGVGPGDPELITLKACRLLRECPVIAYPATKKGGKSYACEIIELHVDPQDKIMLGLVFPMTKDPELLAGGWTRTVELCWAELRQGRDVAFVTEGDPNLFSTFIHLSRLMQELHPGVPVVSVPGISSVLGAAAALEQPLADGNQRVGIIPATDDREALREALLHHDTVVFLKVAKVLDLVLEVVDELGLSGRASVVTKVTSPYETVWRDARDLRGKEVEYLSLMVVSK is encoded by the coding sequence ATGAAGACCGATGTAACTGAGCCGCGTGGGCAGGCTGCGGACGGACAGGAAATATCCTTAGGAGAAGCGGCCGGGACGCTGTGGACCGAAGCAGCGATGCAGGCGGCCAGTGCGTTATTTGACCCGCTGGATAGTGAAGAGCTGGAGCTGGAGGAAAGACTGACTCCCCGGGCGATTGGGACGTTATACGGCGTAGGCGTCGGCCCCGGCGACCCGGAGCTGATCACGCTTAAGGCTTGCCGTCTGCTGCGGGAATGTCCGGTGATTGCTTATCCGGCTACCAAGAAGGGCGGCAAATCCTACGCCTGCGAAATCATCGAGCTGCATGTAGACCCGCAGGACAAAATCATGCTCGGACTGGTCTTTCCGATGACCAAGGACCCGGAGCTGCTGGCTGGCGGCTGGACCCGCACGGTAGAGCTGTGCTGGGCAGAGCTGAGACAGGGGCGGGATGTGGCTTTTGTGACCGAAGGCGATCCTAATCTCTTCAGCACGTTCATCCATCTGTCCCGGCTGATGCAGGAGCTGCATCCCGGTGTGCCGGTCGTCTCGGTTCCGGGAATTTCCTCCGTGCTGGGCGCGGCGGCGGCGCTGGAGCAGCCCCTGGCAGACGGCAATCAGCGGGTGGGGATCATCCCGGCAACGGACGACAGGGAGGCGCTTCGGGAAGCGCTGCTGCATCATGATACGGTGGTGTTCCTTAAGGTGGCCAAGGTGCTGGATCTGGTGCTGGAGGTGGTGGATGAGCTGGGCTTGTCCGGCCGCGCCTCGGTAGTAACTAAGGTCACCTCCCCCTATGAGACCGTCTGGCGTGATGCACGGGACCTGCGGGGCAAGGAAGTCGAGTACCTGAGTCTGATGGTGGTGAGCAAATGA